CCAAATGGCTGCCAGGTTGATCCCTTCATGGAACGTACCCTGGTTGTTCGCTCCGTCTCCAAAGAAACATACACTTACAGCGCCTGTCTGCTTGTACTTGGCTGTCAAAGCGGCTCCGCAAGCAAGCGGATAGCCACCCCCGACAATGCCGTTTGCCCCGAGCATTCCTTTGTCCAAATCCGCAATGTGCATGGAGCCCCCCTTTCCTTTGCAAAGTCCCGTGGCCCTGCCGTAAATCTCCGCCATCATTCCATTCAGATCGCACCCCTTTGCGATGCAGTGTCCGTGCCCTCGATGCGTGCTGGTAATGGTGTCGCTGTCGTCCAGGTGCGCGCAAAGCCCGACCGCAATGGCCTCCTCCCCCGCGTATAAATGGACGAAACCAGGGATTTTCCCTTGGCCGAACAGGTCGTGCACCTTGTCCTCGAACTTCCGGATCTCCAGCATTTTTTGGTACATCCAAGCTGCCTTTTCACGGGACAACGGAATTCCTTTGACTTGCTGATCCACTTTCGTCATTTGCGTGTCTCCTCCTCGAACATGTTTTATTGGGGTCCGGCCTTTGACACAATGGATATCGCAAAAAGTATGCCAACCGTCGAAGCAGGTCACATTGCGTTTTTTTGTAACCGCTTTACTTTTGGCGGGAAACAAAAGTGGACACCTGTCTCGTTTTGTCTCCTTTTGTACACTGGCTCACCGCGTGCCTTTGGAGTGTGGCAACGCAAAAAAACCTCCCGGCATTATACCAGAAAGGCCTCATCTGCAAATCCTATTCTATTACCTGGAGCAGCCTTATGCCGTTCAAAATGACAACCAGCTGTTCGCAGAAAACTGGCTTTGGTTTTTTAAACGATCGAACCCGGTTGGTCAATGGCAAGGTTGAACGAAAAAAGGCGCCATACGAGCTTGCGCTTACCGGGAGGTTACAAAATAAAAAACCACCCTTTCAGGTGGCGATTTTCATGACCCGTGAGCAGTAGATAGAGACTCTTCTGGTGCCTCTGTTTGAAAATGTTCTCCCCATTCTCGTAAATACTCAATGACAGGTCCCAAGCCTTGCCCTAGCTCGGTCAATTCGTACTCTACTTTTGGCGGAACGACCGGATACACTTCACGCTTGACGATTCCCGCTTCCTCCAACTCTCGCAATTGTTCTGCCAGCATTTTATGATTCACACCGA
The window above is part of the Brevibacillus brevis NBRC 100599 genome. Proteins encoded here:
- a CDS encoding thiamine pyrophosphate-dependent dehydrogenase E1 component subunit alpha codes for the protein MTKVDQQVKGIPLSREKAAWMYQKMLEIRKFEDKVHDLFGQGKIPGFVHLYAGEEAIAVGLCAHLDDSDTITSTHRGHGHCIAKGCDLNGMMAEIYGRATGLCKGKGGSMHIADLDKGMLGANGIVGGGYPLACGAALTAKYKQTGAVSVCFFGDGANNQGTFHEGINLAAIWKLPAVFVAENNGYGEATPFSYASSCKTIADRAIAYNIPGIRVDGKDVLAVYQAAQEAIERARRGEGPTLIECVTYRNYGHFEGDAQKYKKDEEKKAHLSEIDAIRKFQNDLLSGKLFTENELGEIEAAVDKAVEEAVAFSENSPYPEPSELLTDVYVSY
- a CDS encoding winged helix-turn-helix transcriptional regulator codes for the protein MKKKPAMRYLLNGKEYPCPIELAVSVFAGRWKVSIICQLFKGKKRYGELKKNILGVNHKMLAEQLRELEEAGIVKREVYPVVPPKVEYELTELGQGLGPVIEYLREWGEHFQTEAPEESLSTAHGS